The Vigna unguiculata cultivar IT97K-499-35 chromosome 6, ASM411807v1, whole genome shotgun sequence genome contains a region encoding:
- the LOC114189140 gene encoding putative protein FAR1-RELATED SEQUENCE 10: MTSIPSKNLCVRRQQCPCGDWKCYITYEGDSEEGSTAPELVKEEKASSGAMITPYVGMVFKSDDDAFEYYGNFARKNGFSIRKERSRISPQLGIYKRDFVCYRSGFAPVKKKPNGEHHRDRKSVRCGCDAKMYLSKEVVEGVSQWFVVQFSNVHNHELLEDDQVRLLPAYRKIHEADQERILLLSKAGFPIHRIVKMLEQEKGIQGGQLPFLERDVRNFVQNRKKVVLENEALLSEKRENDVLELLEACKVMKEADDEFMYDFTVDGNDKVETVAWSYGDSVNANAMFGDVVYFDTSYRSVTYGLLFGVWFGIDSYGRTIFYGCVLLQDETPQSFSWALQTFVRFMRGRCPQTILTDLDPGLRDAIISEFPGTKHVVPQWNILHKVPCWFSPTLGSRYAEFKSEFDALFHIENTEEFEHQWSQMISVFGLGSDKHADLLYTVRASWAEAYVRGYFLARMATITYSKSIDAFLKGIFSAHTCLRSFFEQVGISASFQHQAFKETQYIQLKTCIPIEEHARSILTPFAFNALQQELLLAMQYAASEMANGSYIVRHFKRMNGERLVIWLVEDDQIHCSCKEFESSGILCRHALRVFVIKNYFQLPDKYFLGRWRRECSLLVDDDNNQGVGGEWFQEYQSLAETLFQESSITKERSDYVRKELTKELNRILNEVRNLPEADGVCMNMSVSPTN; this comes from the exons ATGACGTCAATACCTTCTAAAAACCTATGTGTTCGAAGGCAACAATGTCCTTGTGGAGATTGGAAGTGTTATATTACATATGAGGGTGATTCTGAAGAGGGTTCTACGGCACCTGAATTGGTGAAGGAAGAGAAAGCATCGTCCGGGGCTATGATTACTCCCTATGTTGGAATGGTTTTTAAGAGTGATGATGATGCTTTTGAGTATTATGGCAACTTTGCTAGGAAGAATGGGTTCTCTATTAGGAAGGAAAGGTCTAGAATTAGCCCGCAGTTGGGGATTTACAAGCGTGACTTCGTTTGCTACCGGTCCGGCTTTGCTCCGGTGAAGAAGAAGCCTAATGGAGAACACCATAGAGATAGGAAATCAGTGAGGTGTGGATGTGATGCAAAGATGTATCTGTCCAAGGAGGTTGTAGAAGGGGTTTCCCAGTGGTTTGTTGTGCAGTTTAGTAATGTGCACAATCATGAACTTTTGGAAGATGATCAAGTGCGTCTTTTGCCCGCGTATCGTAAAATTCATGAGGCTGATCAAGAGCGTATACTCTTGCTCTCCAAGGCAGGGTTTCCAATTCATCGGATAGTGAAAATGCTGGAGCAGGAAAAGGGGATTCAGGGGGGGCAGCTGCCTTTCTTGGAAAGGGATGTGAGGAACTTTGTTCAAAACCGCAAAAAGGTTGTTCTAGAGAATGAGGCATTGCTCagtgagaaaagagaaaatgatgTTTTGGAACTTCTTGAGGCGTGCAAAGTTATGAAAGAAGCAGATGATGAGTTTATGTATGATTTTACTGTGGATGGGAATGATAAGGTTGAAACTGTAGCTTGGTCATATGGCGACTCAGTTAATGCAAATGCTATGTTTGGAGATGTGGTTTATTTTGACACATCTTATAGATCGGTCACTTATGGATTGCTTTTTGGAGTATGGTTTGGTATCGATAGCTATGGTAGAACTATTTTTTATGGTTGTGTTTTGTTGCAGGATGAAACACCTCAATCCTTCTCATGGGCATTACAG ACTTTTGTCAGATTCATGAGAGGAAGGTGTCCACAAACTATTCTAACTGATCTAGACCCGGGACTTAGAGATGCGATTATAAGTGAATTTCCAGGAACTAAACATGTTGTCCCTCAATGGAATATTCTACACAAGGTACCCTGTTGGTTTTCTCCTACTCTGGGTTCTCGGTATGCAGAATTTAAATCTGAGTTCGATGCCTTATTTCACATTGAGAATACAGAGGAATTTGAACATCAGTGGAGCCAGATGATTTCTGTGTTTGGACTTGGTTCAGATAAACATGCTGATTTACTATATACTGTTCGGGCATCCTGGGCTGAAGCCTATGTAAGAGGTTACTTTCTGGCTCGAATGGCGACAATAACTTACTCAAAGTCTATAGATGCATTTTTGAAAGGGATTTTCTCTGCTCATACGTGTTTGCGTAGCTTTTTTGAGCAG GTTGGAATTTCTGCAAGTTTTCAACATCAAGCATTTAAGGAGACTCAATATATTCAGCTGAAAACTTGCATACCGATTGAAGAGCATGCGCGGAGTATTCTCACTCCTTTCGCTTTTAATGCCTTGCAGCAAGAGCTGTTGCTAGCTATGCAATATGCTGCATCCGAAATGGCCAATGGATCATATATTGTGCGGCATTTCAAAAGGATGAACGGAGAACGGCTTGTAATATGGTTGGTTGAAGATGATCAGATACATTGTTCTTGCAAGGAATTTGAATCCTCAGGGATACTATGCAGGCATGCTCTTCGTGTATTTGTAATAAAGAACTACTTTCAGTTACCTGATAAGTACTTTTTAGGTAGATGGAGGCGGGAATGCTCATTACTTGTTGATGATGATAACAATCAAGGTGTTGGAGGGGAATGGTTTCAAGAATATCAGTCCCTGGCTGAAACTTTATTTCAAGAATCATCAATTACAAAGGAGCGATCTGACTATGTGCGTAAAGAACTGACAAAAGAACTTAATAGGATTCTTAACGAGGTTAGAAATCTCCCTGAGGCTGATGGAGTCTGCATGAACATGTCAGTTTCACCAACCAATTAG
- the LOC114188587 gene encoding uncharacterized protein LOC114188587, producing the protein MDQNKRKDQVLREYFSNKQFLKRTLQFVLSVSVFSVFVWYSSGFSTHPHSFNVYFSTCLFSMFTHTIERKYMFLICNGILAFVAKTSLMSSSDSDFDQLLPSNLSETKTTTVSDMVVAPLVESFASPENVCLVVEEQQGQEEYSEEVSEDEDQEQDTKTEGRESEGYITDEDIKEGESDSEVEMALDDELAETTTTTNNEELLNTDELNRKFEEFIRKMKEEIRIEARRQLIAV; encoded by the coding sequence ATGGATCAAAACAAAAGGAAGGATCAGGTTTTGAGGGAATATTTCAGCAACAAACAGTTTTTGAAAAGAACTTTGCAGTTTGTTCTCTCAGTTTCtgtgttttctgtttttgtttggtACTCTTCTGGCTTTTCCACACACCCTCATTCCTTCAATGTCTACTTCTCCACGTGCCTTTTCTCCATGTTCACTCACACCATTGAGAGAAAATACATGTTCCTCATTTGTAACGGAATCCTTGCATTTGTAGCCAAGACGTCACTCATGAGCTCTTCAGATTCTGACTTTGACCAGCTTCTACCTTCCAATCTGTCAGAGACAAAAACAACAACAGTTTCTGACATGGTAGTTGCTCCTCTGGTCGAAAGTTTTGCGTCCCCAGAGAATGTTTGTCTGGTGGTTGAAGAACAACAGGGGCAAGAGGAATACAGTGAAGAAGTTTCAGAAGATGAAGATCAAGAACAAGACACCAAAACCGAAGGAAGAGAAAGTGAAGGTTACATTACAGACGAGGATATCAAAGAAGGAGAATCAGATAGTGAGGTTGAGATGGCACTAGATGATGAACTTGCAGAAACAACTACCACAACAAACAATGAAGAGTTATTAAATACTGATGAACTGAACAGAAAGTTTGAAGAGTTCATaaggaaaatgaaagaagagatAAGAATTGAAGCTCGAAGACAACTTATTGCAGTTTAA
- the LOC114187571 gene encoding uncharacterized protein LOC114187571 produces MQYLFLRGTQVYKMALRWLLHSACHLVGYPTKEEECKENEGYPNPSNNLKEPCSGFEMPLHYPRYTREEYERMEEWKVELLLKQYGLSLEGSVEEKRDFAMGAFLWP; encoded by the coding sequence ATGCAGTATCTGTTTCTCAGAGGAACACAAGTTTATAAAATGGCTCTTAGATGGCTTCTGCACTCAGCTTGCCATCTCGTGGGGTACCCTACGAAGGAAGAGGAGTGCAAGGAGAATGAAGGGTACCCTAATCCTTCAAACAATTTGAAGGAGCCTTGTTCAGGGTTTGAAATGCCACTTCACTATCCACGCTACACCAGAGAGGAGTATGAGAGGATGGAGGAGTGGAAGGTGGAGTTGCTTCTGAAGCAATATGGATTAAGTTTGGAGGGTAGTGTTGAGGAGAAGAGAGATTTTGCAATGGGAGCATTCTTGTGGCcatga